The genomic interval TCAAGCGTTGGAGCCGCAAGGGCTGGTCGGTCTTTGCGAGCCTGCACCGCTACGTGAAGATCGGAGTCCTCGCCGCCGGAATGTCGATCCTGCTGCTCGCGACACGGGGCGCATCCGCGCACAACGCCGACACGACCGCCGTCCTCAGGACGTTGCGGATCCGTGAGGTCGGCATCACGGGAACCCAGACGGCTCCCGTGCGGAACGCCCGGTCGCACACCCCGCTTTTCGACCGGAAAGCTTTCGCCGCGGAGCCCGTCCAGACGCTGGAGGCCGCTCTGCGCCTCGCGCCTTCGGTCGATATCCGCGAACGCGGAGGCAAGGGAGCGCAGGCCGACATCTCCGTCCGCGGAGGCTCTTTCGACCAGACGATGGTCCTTCTCAACGGTATTGATTTCACGGATGCCCGCACGGGACACCAGTCTCACGCGCTGCCGGTCGATCTCGACTGCATCTCGTCGGTGGAGCTGCTCGACGGCCTGCCGGGCGTCGGGGCCTTCGCCGGGGCGGTGAACGTCCGCACGGCGCCGCTGCGGCCGACCTACCTGCGCTTCGAGGGTGCGGGCGGACAGTACGGCTATGCCTATGCCAACCTTTCGGGAGCCGTCACCGAGGGACGCCTCTCGGTGCTCGGCGCGGCTTCCTTCCGCCGCAGCGACGGTTACCGGCACAATACGGACTTTTCCAATTGCAATGCCTACGTGCGGGCCGTCTGCGAGGCTCCCCGTGCCGGACTGTTCGATTTCCAGGCCGGATACCAGGACCGGGATTTCGGGTCCAACGGATTCTATGCGGCCTACAATCCCGACCAGTGGGAACACACCGCGACGGCGCTCGCGTCGCTCCGGTGGCTCAGGAGCGCGGGCCGCTTCTCGTTCGGCGCCTCGGCGAGCTACCGGAAGAATTTCGACCGCTACGACTGGACACGCGGGACGGCGATGAACCGGCACAATACGGACAATGTCGGAGCGCGAGTCTGGAGCGATTACGATTGGGCGGCGGGCACGACGTCGCTGGGCGGTGACTACGCCTACAACCATATCTTCAGCACGAACCTCGGCGAGAAGCTCGACACGCCGCACGGCCGTTACACCCATGCCGACGCGCGCCATACGGGCAACCTTTGGCTGCGGCACGAGAAACACTGGCGGCGTTTCGACGCCGCGGCGTCGGCCGGGGCGAGTTTCACGCCCTACGGCAGGGCGGCTCTCTGGAGCCTCTCGGGCGGCTGGCGTCCCTCCGAGGCGTGGCGCGTGGAGGTCGGTGCGGCGCAGTCGATGCGCCTGCCGACCTTCACGGATCTCTACTATACCTCCCCGGCACAGGTCAATAACCTCGGCCTGCGGCCCGAACGGGCCGTCACCGTCCGCCTCGGGGCGGGGTATTCCCGGGGCTGCTGGAGCGCTTCGGCCGATGCCTACTACCGGGCCGGCCGCGACATCATCGACTGGGTGTGGTACGACGATGTGCCCGAAAATCCCGAGACATGGCGCGGCAAGTGGCATTCGGAGCAGACGAGCCGTCTGAACACCTTCGGGATCGAGTTCTCGGGAAGCTACACGGTGCAGGAAGGATTTCTGCGCCGCGTGAGGGTCTCCTACGGATACGTCACCACCGACCGTAACGCCGACATCGTGGCCAGGAGCGCCATGGACTTCATGCGCCACAAGGCGGCGCTCGGGGTCGAATTCCGCTTCCTGCGGCGCATGTCGTTCGCGCTCACGGGTTCGCTCTTCGACCGCAACGGCGACTATACGGCCTATCCCGTCGCAGGTGACTCCTCCCGGACGGAGACGCGCGGTTACGAACCCTATTTCCTGCTCGACGGACGTCTGCAATGGGAGAAGGGGTTCTGCCGCCTCTATGTCGATGCGACGAACCTCACCGACACGCGCTACTGCGATCTGGGAGGTATCCCGCTGCCGGGCTTCTGGTGTACGGCGGGCGTGGTGCTGACCTTCGGACGGTAGGCGTCTCCGTCCGCTCCGGAAGGCGGCCTCTCCGGCGCCGCTGATCCGGAGCTTCCGGCTGCGTTTCCCGGTCCGGACCTTCGGGTCCGGACTTTCTGTTTTTTGCCCCGGACGCTTTTTTCGTTACGATTTTATCGGAATTGTTCCGGAAATTCGTTATATTTGAAGCAGAGAATCCGAAAACTGCATACGATATGGAAAAGCGAATCGTGGAGTGCGTCCCCAATTTCAGCGAGGGACGCGACAAGGAGGTGATCCGCCGGATCGTCGAAGCGATCGAGGGGGCGGGCGGCGTGAAGGTCCTGGACGTCGATCCGGGCGAAGCGACGAACCGCACGGTCGTCACCTTCGTCGGCGCGCCCGAGGAGGTCGTCGAGGCGGCTTTCGCCGGGGTGAAACGGGCGTCCGAACTGATCGACATGCGCTGCCACAAAGGGGCGCACCCCCGCATGGGGGCCACCGACGTCCTGCCGCTCATTCCCGTTTCGGGCATCACGCTCGAGGAGTGCGCCGCGCTGGCGCGCCGGCTGGCCGAACGCATCGCCTGCGAACTGCGGATTCCGACCTATTGCTACGAGGCTTCGGCTCTGCGGCCCGAGCGGCGGAACCTGGCCGTCTGCCGCACCGGAGAGTACGAGGCGCTGCCCGAGAAGCTGGCGCACGCGGAGACGGCCCCCGATTTCGGGGCGCGTCCCTTCGACGAAGGGGTGGCCCGTACGGGAGCCACGACGGTCGGGGCCCGCGATTTCCTGATTGCCGTTAATTTCAATCTCAACACCACCTCCACGCGGCGCGCCAACGCCATCGCTTTCGACGTGCGCGAGAAGGGGCGGCCGGTGCGCGAGGGAAATCCCGTCACGGGTAAAATCGTGAAGGATGCCGACGGCAACCCCGTCATGCGGCCCGGCACGCTCCGCGCCACGAAGGCCATCGGGTGGTATATCGAGGAGTACGGCATCGCGCAGGTCTCGATGAATCTGACCGATATCGCCGTGACGCCCCTGCATGTCGCCTTCGACGAGGTGTGCCGCAAGGCCGACGCCCGCGGGGTGCGCGTCACCGGCACGGAGATCGTGGGTCTCGTGCCCAAGCGGGCGCTTGTCGAGGCGGGACGCCACTTCCTGCGCAAACAGCGCCGTTCGACGGGTATCGCCGAGGAGGAGATCGTCCGCATCGCCGTCAAGTCGATGGGACTGGACGATCTGAAGCCCTTCCGCCCCGAAGAGAAGGTGATCGAATACCTGCTTGAAGCGGAAGATAAGCAGAAGCGTCTTATCGACATGACCTGCAAGGAATTCGCCGATGAAACGGCGAGCGAATCCCCGGCTCCCGGCGGCGGCTCGATCGCGGCCTATATGGGAGCGCTGGGCACTGCGCTCGGCACGATGGTCGCCAACCTCTCGTCGCACAAGGCGGGGTGGGACGACCGCTGGGAAGAGTTCTCCGACTGGGCCGACCGGGGACAGGCGTTGCTGCGGGAGCTGCTGCATCTGGTGGACGAGGACACGGCGGCTTTCAACCGCATCATGGCCGTCTTCTCGATGCCCAAATCGACCGACGAGGAGCGGGCGGCGCGCAGTGCGGCCCTGCAGGAGGCGACGCTCTATGCCACGGAGGTCCCGCTGCGGACGATGAAAGCTGCCGCGAAGGTCTTCCCCGTCGTCCGTGCGATGGCCTCGGAGGGCAATCCCAATTCGGTCTCGGATGCCGGCGTGGGCGCACTTGCGGCGCGCAGCGCGGTGCTCGGGGCCTGTCTCAACGTGAAAATCAACGCCGCCGGTCTGAAGGACCGTGCGAAGGCCGACGCCCTCGTGGCCGAAGCCGAGGCGCTGGCCGCCGAAGCCGTGGAGGCCGAGGCCGAAGTGCTGCGAATCGTGGAAGAGAAGATAAAATAGTGGAACGATGACTTTAGCCGAATTTCAAGCCGATATCCGCGCGGGCATTCCCGACCGGCTGCCCGCCGCGAAGCCTTACGACAGACAGATCAACCATGCGCCCAAGCGCAAGGACATTCTCACGCCGGCCGAGAAGGAGCTGGCCCTGCGCAACGCCCTGCGCTACTTCCCCGCCAGGCACCACGCCGTGCTGGCCCGGGAGTTCGCCGCCGAGCTGCGCAAGTACGGCCGGATCTACATGTACCGCCTGCGTCCCGACTACGAGATGCACGCGCGGCCGATCGACGAATACCCCGCGAAGTGCCGGCAGGCCGCGGCCATCATGCTGATGATCCAGAACAACCTGGACAAGGCCGTGGCGCAGCATCCCCACGAGCTGATTACCTACGGCGGCAACGGCGCGGTGTTCCAGAACTGGGCGCAGTACCGCCTGACGATGAAGTACCTCTCGGAGATGACCGACCGTCAGACGCTGGTGATGTATTCGGGCCATCCGCTCGGGCTTTTCCCGTCGCATCCCGACGCGCCGCGCGTCGTGGTGACCAACGGCATGGTGATCCCCAACTACTCGAAACCCGACGACTGGGAGCGGATGAACGCCCTCGGCGTCTCGCAGTACGGACAGATGACCGCCGGATCGTACATGTACATCGGGCCGCAGGGCATCGTCCACGGTACGACGATCACGGTGATGAACGCCGCGCGCAAGCGCTTCACCGGGGACCGCACCTCGGCGCGCGGCATGCTGTTCGTCTCGTCGGGGCTGGGCGGCATGTCCGGCGCGCAGCCCAAGGCGGGCAACATATCGGGCGTGGTGTCGGTCGTCGCCGAGATCAACCCCAAAGCCGCGCGGAAACGCTTCGAGCAGGGATGGGTGGACGAACTGCATGAATCGCTGGAT from Alistipes dispar carries:
- the ftcD gene encoding glutamate formimidoyltransferase; translated protein: MEKRIVECVPNFSEGRDKEVIRRIVEAIEGAGGVKVLDVDPGEATNRTVVTFVGAPEEVVEAAFAGVKRASELIDMRCHKGAHPRMGATDVLPLIPVSGITLEECAALARRLAERIACELRIPTYCYEASALRPERRNLAVCRTGEYEALPEKLAHAETAPDFGARPFDEGVARTGATTVGARDFLIAVNFNLNTTSTRRANAIAFDVREKGRPVREGNPVTGKIVKDADGNPVMRPGTLRATKAIGWYIEEYGIAQVSMNLTDIAVTPLHVAFDEVCRKADARGVRVTGTEIVGLVPKRALVEAGRHFLRKQRRSTGIAEEEIVRIAVKSMGLDDLKPFRPEEKVIEYLLEAEDKQKRLIDMTCKEFADETASESPAPGGGSIAAYMGALGTALGTMVANLSSHKAGWDDRWEEFSDWADRGQALLRELLHLVDEDTAAFNRIMAVFSMPKSTDEERAARSAALQEATLYATEVPLRTMKAAAKVFPVVRAMASEGNPNSVSDAGVGALAARSAVLGACLNVKINAAGLKDRAKADALVAEAEALAAEAVEAEAEVLRIVEEKIK
- a CDS encoding TonB-dependent receptor, translated to MEHILQKRIPCFKRWSRKGWSVFASLHRYVKIGVLAAGMSILLLATRGASAHNADTTAVLRTLRIREVGITGTQTAPVRNARSHTPLFDRKAFAAEPVQTLEAALRLAPSVDIRERGGKGAQADISVRGGSFDQTMVLLNGIDFTDARTGHQSHALPVDLDCISSVELLDGLPGVGAFAGAVNVRTAPLRPTYLRFEGAGGQYGYAYANLSGAVTEGRLSVLGAASFRRSDGYRHNTDFSNCNAYVRAVCEAPRAGLFDFQAGYQDRDFGSNGFYAAYNPDQWEHTATALASLRWLRSAGRFSFGASASYRKNFDRYDWTRGTAMNRHNTDNVGARVWSDYDWAAGTTSLGGDYAYNHIFSTNLGEKLDTPHGRYTHADARHTGNLWLRHEKHWRRFDAAASAGASFTPYGRAALWSLSGGWRPSEAWRVEVGAAQSMRLPTFTDLYYTSPAQVNNLGLRPERAVTVRLGAGYSRGCWSASADAYYRAGRDIIDWVWYDDVPENPETWRGKWHSEQTSRLNTFGIEFSGSYTVQEGFLRRVRVSYGYVTTDRNADIVARSAMDFMRHKAALGVEFRFLRRMSFALTGSLFDRNGDYTAYPVAGDSSRTETRGYEPYFLLDGRLQWEKGFCRLYVDATNLTDTRYCDLGGIPLPGFWCTAGVVLTFGR